In one window of Hyla sarda isolate aHylSar1 chromosome 1, aHylSar1.hap1, whole genome shotgun sequence DNA:
- the MIDN gene encoding LOW QUALITY PROTEIN: midnolin (The sequence of the model RefSeq protein was modified relative to this genomic sequence to represent the inferred CDS: deleted 1 base in 1 codon), producing MEQQPSARSCTTVGGETLMNLNVHSTTGTRYELSVPLEETVDGLKRRISQRLKVPKERLTLLHRETRLSSGKLQDLGVADGSRLTLLPTVEAGLMSQMSRPEQSVMQALESLTETQVNDFLSGRSPLTLALRVGDHMMFVQLQLAAQQAGGSHLQHRHLITRGTEHSSAPHFRTLHTSTTPVLSRLAGCTQGSSQPTESAPAASTRCDAPHSSSLTTSVFRSHGEGVAVSPCGEVPCSSSSSSTRSSEAGSPSQSARPRKPGAIIESFVNHAPGVFSGTFSGTLHPHCQDSTGRPRRDIGTILQILNDLLNATRHYQGMPPSLTTLRCHTQCASQTRTAKATSPQNGDPQQTSQPTGHSQPQARQCKPAGDRLRQTENRATRCKVERLQLLMHQKRLRRKARRDSRAPYQWLPTRKSSRTSSNSSLSSGEGALEMDFEDSLWKTDVKAELNSEFVVA from the exons ATGGAGCAGCAGCCCAGCGCCCGGAGCTGCACGACCGTAGGAGGAGAGACGCTCATGAACCTGAACGTTCACAGCACCACCGGCACTCGCTATGAGCTCTCTGTGCCGCTCGAGGAAACGGTGGACGGGCTAAAGCGCCGCATCTCCCAGAGACTGAAGGTGCCCAAGGAGCGGCTGACCCTGCTGCACCGGGAGAC ACGTCTAAGTTCAGGAAAGTTACAAGATCTGGGAGTTGCAGACGGGAGCCGGCTGACCCTTCTGCCTACGGTGGAGGCAGGACTTATG TCCCAGATGTCACGTCCGGAGCAGTCTGTGATGCAGGCCTTGGAGAGTCTCACGGAGACCCAG GTGAACGATTTCTTATCTGGACGCTCGCCCCTTACACTTGCGCTTCGTGTTGGGGATCATATGATGTTTGTT CAGCTTCAGTTGGCTGCCCAGCAAGCAGGGGGCTCCCACCTCCAGCATCGCCATCTGATCACAAGAGGAACTGAGCACAGTTCTGCCCCTCACTTCCGCACCCTGCATacaagcaccacacctgtcctctctCGACTGGCAGGTTGCACACAGGGCTCTTCTCAGCCTACTGAGTCAGCACCAGCTGCTTCCACTCGCTGTGATGCACCCCATTCTTCATCCCTCACCACCAGCGTCTTCCGCTCACATGGAGAGGGTGTGGCTGTATCGCCCTGTGGAGAG GTACcgtgtagtagcagtagtagcagTACTCGCAGTAGTGAAGCTGGTAGTCCTTCCCAATCTGCACGACCTCGAAAACCTGGTGCCATTATAGAGAGTTTTGTCAACCATGCTCCTGGAGTCTTCTCAGGGACATTTTCTG GTACTTTGCACCCCCACTGCCAGGATAGTACTGGGCGTCCTCGTCGGGATATTGGGACAATTTTACAGATTCTTAATGACTTGCTGAATGCTACTCGCCATTACCAGGGCATGCCTCCCTCCCTCACAACACTCCGCTGCCACACCCAGTGTGCATCACAGACCAGAACTGCCAAGGCTACCTCTCCACAAAATGGTGATCCCCAGCAAACAAGTCAGCCAACAGGACATTCCCAACCCCAAGCTCGCCAATGCAAACCTGCTG GGGATCGTCTGCGACAAACAGAAAATAGGGCAACACGCTGCAAAGTAGAACGCTTGCAGTTGCTTATGCATCAAAAGAGATTGCGTCGGAAGGCAAGAAGAGACTCCAGAGCTCCTTATCAGTGGCTTCCTACACGAAAGTCTAGTCGGACCAGCAGTAACAGCAGTTTGTCAAGTGGAGAAGGTGCCCTTGAGATGGACTTTGAGGACTCCCTATGGAAAACGGATGTGAAGGCTGAACTGAACTCAGAATTTGTGGTGGCATGA